From Deinococcus aquaticus, one genomic window encodes:
- a CDS encoding ferritin-like domain-containing protein produces the protein MALVSCGTTSAAPPKTAADLQDLDILNYALTLEYLEAEFYAAFDIGGAYASRLVNPRVKEYAKEISAHEASHVKALQNTIISLGGKPVAKPTFDFSPLIGSATVNDQLFLQLAATFEPVGVRAYLGQVARLSNPELIAAAAAIHAVEANHVSAVQELRVQLGFNTTPTRQTDIAPQSAAKPTSTSAADFDANFSPTPTAFWKPLTMAQVLAIVKPVIK, from the coding sequence ATGGCCCTCGTATCGTGCGGAACGACCAGTGCCGCCCCCCCCAAGACTGCCGCTGACCTTCAGGACCTTGACATCCTGAACTACGCGCTGACACTGGAGTACCTGGAAGCCGAGTTCTACGCGGCCTTCGATATCGGCGGCGCTTACGCTTCCAGGCTGGTCAACCCCCGCGTGAAGGAGTACGCCAAGGAAATCTCGGCGCACGAAGCCTCGCACGTCAAGGCGCTCCAGAACACCATCATCAGCCTGGGTGGCAAGCCCGTCGCCAAACCCACCTTCGACTTCAGCCCCCTGATCGGCAGCGCCACCGTGAACGATCAGCTGTTCCTGCAGCTGGCCGCCACCTTTGAACCGGTCGGTGTGCGCGCCTACCTGGGTCAGGTGGCCCGCCTGAGCAACCCCGAACTGATCGCCGCCGCCGCCGCGATTCACGCCGTGGAAGCCAACCACGTCTCCGCCGTGCAGGAACTGCGCGTGCAGCTGGGCTTCAACACCACCCCGACGCGCCAGACGGACATTGCGCCGCAGAGCGCCGCGAAGCCCACCAGCACCTCCGCTGCTGACTTCGACGCGAACTTCTCCCCGACGCCCACCGCGTTCTGGAAACCCCTGACCATGGCGCAGGTCCTGGCCATCGTTAAACCCGTCATCAAGTAA
- a CDS encoding RluA family pseudouridine synthase: protein MNDVPRPDSSLLTAPLLTATPGRLDAVLSALTGASRSQVAGWITGGFVQVAGQVALKPALKLRGGEVLGVSVPPPPDATVRAEDVPLDVLFEDEFLIAVSKPAGMITHPAPGVSTGTLVNALLGRMSLPQQDGHDGPDGYRPGIVHRLDRETSGVIVVAKTVAAHAALAAAFKDRRTRKTYLAIAAGQWKAQEPAEVDAPVGRHPVQRQRMTVGGAQPRDAQTLFTPLDSLPDGHGRTLTLVRAQPRTGRTHQIRVHLAHLGSPILGDSVYGRESEVMPRHALHAQFLTIPHPVTGRALRLHAPVPDDMLSAWVGVGGRIPDDLEAPPRGD, encoded by the coding sequence GTGAATGACGTGCCGCGCCCTGATTCCAGCCTCCTGACGGCTCCCCTGCTGACGGCCACGCCGGGCCGTCTGGACGCCGTGCTGTCGGCCCTGACCGGCGCGAGCCGTTCACAGGTGGCCGGGTGGATCACGGGTGGGTTCGTGCAGGTGGCGGGGCAGGTAGCGCTGAAGCCTGCGCTGAAGTTGCGGGGCGGTGAGGTGCTCGGCGTGAGCGTGCCACCCCCACCCGACGCGACCGTCCGGGCCGAGGACGTGCCGCTGGACGTGCTGTTCGAGGACGAGTTCCTGATTGCGGTGAGCAAACCGGCGGGCATGATCACGCACCCCGCGCCGGGCGTGAGTACCGGTACGCTGGTGAACGCCCTGCTGGGCCGCATGAGCCTGCCGCAGCAGGACGGTCACGACGGCCCGGACGGGTACCGGCCCGGCATCGTGCACCGCCTGGACCGGGAGACCAGTGGCGTGATCGTGGTTGCCAAGACGGTCGCGGCGCACGCGGCCCTGGCAGCGGCTTTCAAGGACCGCCGGACCCGCAAAACGTATCTGGCGATTGCAGCCGGGCAGTGGAAGGCGCAGGAACCCGCCGAGGTGGACGCCCCGGTAGGCCGGCATCCGGTGCAGCGGCAGCGCATGACGGTCGGGGGCGCGCAACCCCGTGACGCGCAGACGCTGTTCACGCCGCTGGACAGCCTGCCGGACGGTCACGGGCGCACGCTGACGCTGGTGCGGGCCCAGCCGCGCACGGGCCGCACACACCAGATCCGGGTGCACCTGGCCCACCTGGGCAGCCCGATCCTGGGCGACAGCGTGTACGGCCGCGAGAGTGAAGTCATGCCCCGGCACGCGCTGCACGCGCAGTTCCTGACCATTCCGCATCCGGTCACGGGCCGGGCGCTGCGCCTGCACGCCCCGGTACCGGACGACATGCTGAGCGCCTGGGTGGGCGTGGGGGGCCGCATACCGGACGATCTGGAAGCTCCGCCACGCGGCGACTGA
- a CDS encoding DEAD/DEAH box helicase, protein MNFDQLIAPELAARLAERGITEASPIQAESLPHTLQGRDMIGRARTGTGKTLAFALPIITKLEASRERGRLPRAIVVAPTRELAKQVAEEFSKSGQNLTTVTVYGGAAYAPQENALRRGVDVIVGTPGRLIDHIERGNIDLAAVEFAVLDEADEMLSVGFADAIETILQRTPEGRQTLLFSATLTNDIHRLSKKYLNNPIVIDMVGEGKSQAAQTVEHLKIRVGRARTRVLADLLTIYNPEKAIVFTRTKREADELANELIHRGIESEALHGDLAQSQRERALGAFRNGRANVLVATDVAARGLDIPEVDLVVQYHLPQDPESYVHRSGRTGRAGRTGTAIIMYGDREQREVMGLERVTGVRFIERPLPTPKEVQGASARTSAEMVRKVDSGVAQTFQAEAERLFSELGLEALARALAKISGVTEPVKAASLLSGEEGQTTIILHAERMSVARAVALLARNGDIDTRRLGKVRQWRGGAVADIPSELVQKLMSASPLEGEVTVEIAQELPELFEQPTRERREGGYQGGGRSGRDEGGYRGGGSRGGYQGQGQGGGNRGGQGGGGGQGRWSRDDRGGRPREDFADREFVPAGR, encoded by the coding sequence ATGAACTTTGACCAACTGATTGCGCCCGAACTCGCGGCGCGTCTCGCCGAGCGCGGTATCACCGAAGCCAGCCCCATCCAGGCCGAGAGCCTGCCTCATACCCTGCAGGGCCGCGACATGATCGGCCGCGCCCGCACCGGGACCGGCAAGACCCTGGCCTTCGCGCTGCCCATCATCACCAAACTGGAAGCCAGCCGTGAACGCGGCCGTCTGCCCCGCGCCATCGTGGTCGCCCCGACCCGCGAGCTGGCCAAGCAGGTCGCCGAGGAGTTCAGCAAGAGCGGCCAGAACCTGACGACCGTCACCGTGTACGGTGGCGCCGCCTACGCCCCGCAGGAGAACGCGCTGCGCCGCGGCGTCGACGTGATCGTCGGCACGCCCGGCCGCCTGATCGACCATATCGAGCGCGGCAACATCGACTTGGCCGCCGTTGAGTTCGCGGTGCTGGACGAGGCCGACGAGATGCTCAGCGTGGGCTTCGCCGACGCCATCGAGACGATCCTTCAGCGCACCCCCGAAGGCCGCCAGACGCTGCTGTTCAGCGCCACGCTGACCAACGACATTCACCGCCTGTCGAAGAAGTACCTGAACAACCCCATCGTGATCGACATGGTCGGCGAGGGCAAGAGTCAGGCCGCGCAGACCGTCGAGCACCTGAAGATCCGCGTGGGCCGCGCCCGCACCCGTGTGCTGGCCGACCTGCTCACCATCTACAACCCGGAAAAAGCCATCGTGTTCACGCGCACCAAGCGTGAAGCCGACGAACTGGCGAACGAACTGATCCACCGCGGCATCGAGTCCGAGGCGCTGCACGGCGACCTCGCGCAGAGCCAGCGTGAACGCGCCCTGGGTGCCTTCCGTAACGGCCGCGCCAACGTGCTGGTCGCCACCGACGTGGCCGCCCGCGGCCTGGATATCCCCGAGGTCGATCTGGTGGTCCAGTACCACCTGCCGCAGGACCCCGAAAGCTACGTGCACCGTTCCGGCCGTACGGGCCGCGCGGGCCGCACCGGCACCGCCATCATCATGTACGGCGACCGCGAGCAGCGCGAAGTGATGGGCCTGGAACGCGTGACCGGCGTGCGCTTCATCGAGCGTCCGCTGCCCACCCCCAAGGAAGTGCAGGGTGCCAGCGCCCGCACGAGCGCCGAGATGGTCCGCAAGGTCGACAGCGGCGTCGCGCAGACCTTCCAGGCGGAAGCCGAGCGTCTGTTCAGCGAACTGGGTCTCGAAGCCCTAGCCCGCGCGCTGGCCAAGATCAGCGGCGTGACCGAGCCCGTGAAGGCCGCCAGCCTGCTGAGCGGTGAGGAAGGTCAGACGACCATCATCCTGCACGCCGAGCGCATGAGTGTGGCGCGTGCCGTGGCCCTCCTGGCCCGCAACGGCGACATCGATACCCGCCGCCTGGGTAAGGTCCGTCAGTGGCGCGGCGGTGCCGTGGCCGACATTCCCAGCGAACTGGTGCAGAAACTGATGTCCGCCAGCCCGCTCGAAGGTGAAGTGACCGTGGAAATCGCGCAGGAACTGCCGGAACTGTTCGAGCAGCCCACCCGTGAACGCCGTGAAGGCGGCTACCAGGGCGGCGGCCGTAGCGGCCGTGACGAGGGTGGCTACCGTGGCGGCGGAAGCCGTGGCGGGTACCAGGGTCAGGGCCAGGGCGGCGGAAACCGTGGTGGTCAGGGCGGAGGCGGCGGCCAGGGTCGCTGGAGCCGTGACGACCGTGGCGGACGTCCCCGCGAGGACTTCGCGGACCGTGAATTCGTTCCTGCCGGTCGCTGA
- a CDS encoding META domain-containing protein — translation MKKFTLALLLLGLPTAQAQVSLNIDLEGSWKVVGWTLPDGVPVKNNLPRLNFMGNRVTGTAGCNRINGTVKITGNTVVFSALATTRMACAPAVAAQEQVFLKALSGRTLTATRAQDSLTLDTGAGMLNIRRMTVQTP, via the coding sequence ATGAAGAAGTTCACACTGGCTCTGCTGCTGCTGGGCCTCCCTACCGCCCAGGCACAGGTTTCCCTGAACATCGATCTGGAAGGCAGCTGGAAAGTCGTCGGCTGGACCCTGCCGGACGGCGTCCCCGTCAAGAACAACCTGCCTCGCCTGAACTTCATGGGCAACCGCGTGACCGGCACGGCCGGCTGTAATCGCATCAATGGCACCGTCAAGATCACGGGGAATACCGTGGTGTTCAGCGCCCTCGCTACCACCCGCATGGCCTGTGCGCCCGCCGTGGCCGCGCAGGAACAGGTGTTCCTGAAAGCCCTGTCCGGCCGCACCCTGACCGCCACGCGCGCACAGGACAGCCTGACGCTGGACACCGGGGCCGGCATGCTCAACATCCGCCGCATGACCGTCCAGACGCCCTGA
- a CDS encoding metallophosphoesterase family protein, with product MRIAVLSDVHGNAFALRAVLDDIRAASPDLILNLGDTVWGAADPGAAWALQAEFAPPSVRGNTDERVAGLRDGKEDMRTWVRSQVPDSLPAQLAALPVRLDVAGGEVRAAHGSPRSAWEDLMLTESPAGRTRPARFAELRERLDGFTADGGGQVCVVGHTHREMLAVVDGVTVMNVGPVSRQKDGLPLARWALLTRRDGQWTPEFRRTQYDVAAAAAWARAHAPQRVGDLEAAWLTGGREP from the coding sequence TTGAGAATCGCGGTCCTGTCAGACGTGCACGGGAACGCATTCGCGCTGCGGGCCGTGCTGGACGACATCCGCGCGGCCTCTCCGGACCTGATCCTGAACCTGGGGGATACGGTGTGGGGGGCCGCCGATCCCGGCGCGGCCTGGGCGTTGCAGGCGGAGTTCGCGCCGCCCAGCGTGCGCGGAAACACCGATGAGCGCGTGGCGGGCCTGCGGGACGGCAAGGAAGACATGCGGACCTGGGTACGCTCACAGGTACCGGACTCACTGCCTGCGCAGCTGGCGGCCCTGCCCGTGCGGCTGGACGTGGCCGGAGGCGAGGTGCGCGCGGCGCACGGCAGTCCCCGCAGCGCCTGGGAGGACCTGATGCTGACCGAGTCGCCCGCAGGCCGCACCCGCCCGGCGCGCTTCGCCGAGCTGCGGGAGCGCCTGGACGGCTTCACGGCGGATGGGGGAGGGCAGGTGTGCGTGGTGGGCCACACGCACCGCGAGATGCTGGCGGTCGTGGACGGCGTGACCGTCATGAATGTCGGCCCGGTCTCACGCCAGAAGGACGGGTTGCCGCTGGCGCGCTGGGCGCTCCTGACCCGCCGCGACGGGCAATGGACGCCCGAGTTTCGCCGCACGCAGTATGACGTGGCGGCCGCTGCCGCCTGGGCGCGGGCGCACGCCCCGCAGCGGGTGGGCGATCTGGAGGCTGCGTGGTTAACGGGTGGCCGGGAACCCTGA
- a CDS encoding low molecular weight protein tyrosine phosphatase family protein — protein MTQSSGPTTTRPLRVLFVCAQNRLRSPTAESIFRGVDGWEVASAGTNRDAGVPVSRDLLEWADLAVCMEKRHRDILRQRFRGALPDDRILTLGIPDDFEFMDEELVRQLRRLVPWRLESVRPRPAAGN, from the coding sequence GTGACCCAGTCATCAGGGCCGACCACGACCCGGCCACTGCGCGTGCTGTTCGTGTGCGCCCAGAACAGGTTGCGCAGTCCCACGGCCGAGAGCATCTTCCGGGGCGTGGACGGCTGGGAGGTCGCGTCGGCCGGAACCAACCGGGACGCCGGGGTGCCAGTCAGCCGTGACCTGCTGGAGTGGGCAGACCTGGCGGTCTGCATGGAGAAACGCCACCGGGACATCCTGCGTCAGCGGTTCCGGGGGGCGCTGCCGGACGACCGGATCCTGACCCTGGGCATCCCGGACGACTTCGAATTCATGGACGAGGAACTGGTACGGCAGCTCCGCCGGCTGGTGCCGTGGCGTCTGGAGTCCGTCCGGCCCCGCCCGGCAGCCGGCAACTGA
- a CDS encoding antibiotic biosynthesis monooxygenase family protein gives MILEIAMLQIRPGQTAAFEAAFAQAQRIVAGMGGHVRHELQRCMEDSHRYALLIWWETLEDHTVGFRGSPEYQEWRSLLHHFYDPFPTVEHFVGVAL, from the coding sequence ATGATCCTGGAAATCGCGATGCTTCAGATCCGCCCCGGCCAGACCGCCGCGTTCGAGGCGGCCTTCGCGCAGGCGCAGCGCATCGTCGCGGGCATGGGCGGGCACGTCCGGCACGAGCTTCAGCGTTGCATGGAGGACAGTCACCGGTATGCGCTACTGATCTGGTGGGAGACGCTGGAGGACCACACGGTCGGCTTCCGGGGCAGCCCCGAGTACCAGGAGTGGCGTTCGCTGCTGCATCACTTCTACGATCCGTTCCCGACGGTCGAGCATTTTGTAGGGGTCGCTCTGTGA
- a CDS encoding 2-isopropylmalate synthase encodes MTQTTETQTTDSNRIIIFDTTLRDGEQSPGVALNHSQKLEIAHQLARLGVDVIEAGFPIASPGDLEGVSRIAREVRGPVITGLARAARPDIEAAAKAVEAAAKPRIHTFIATSPIHMQKKLQLEPDAVVERAVQAVTYARTFVDDVEFSAEDATRSDIPFLIRIFQAAVEAGATTLNIPDTVGYTTPEEIRAMFSEIRAAIPAHIILSAHCHDDLGMAVANSIAAAEGGARQIECTINGIGERAGNASLEELVMAFHTRRDHYGLETGIRTRELYRASRLVSRLSGMPVQPNKAIVGDNAFAHESGIHQDGVIKARETYEIMNAELVGREAAVLVMGKHSGRAAFRKALNDLGYTELPDDKVQHLFTRFKDLADRKGQIFADDLRALVDARTDVPQTFTLEAFQITSGMNMTPVAFVRLTTPDGSVEATAHGDGPVEAAVQAINRITGIAPTMESYRIQAVTGGGDALGEVSISARHGETLLHGSGVATDVVESSARAWLRIQNMIVAGMGAERRQGEFAPGRI; translated from the coding sequence ATGACCCAGACGACCGAGACCCAGACGACCGATTCCAACCGCATCATCATTTTCGACACCACCCTGCGTGACGGCGAGCAGAGCCCGGGCGTGGCCCTGAACCACTCGCAGAAACTGGAGATCGCGCACCAGCTGGCCCGCCTGGGTGTGGACGTCATTGAGGCCGGGTTTCCCATCGCCAGCCCCGGTGACCTGGAAGGCGTGAGCCGCATTGCCCGCGAGGTGCGCGGCCCGGTCATCACCGGACTGGCCCGCGCCGCCCGGCCTGACATCGAGGCCGCCGCGAAAGCCGTCGAGGCCGCCGCGAAACCCCGCATTCACACGTTCATTGCGACCAGCCCCATTCACATGCAGAAGAAACTGCAACTGGAACCCGACGCGGTCGTGGAGCGCGCCGTGCAGGCCGTGACCTACGCCCGCACCTTCGTGGACGACGTGGAATTCAGTGCCGAGGACGCCACCCGCAGCGACATTCCCTTCCTGATCCGCATCTTCCAGGCGGCCGTGGAGGCCGGGGCGACCACCCTGAACATCCCCGACACGGTCGGGTACACCACGCCCGAGGAGATCCGCGCGATGTTCAGCGAGATCCGCGCCGCCATTCCCGCCCACATCATCCTGAGCGCCCACTGCCACGACGACCTGGGCATGGCTGTCGCGAACTCCATCGCTGCGGCCGAGGGCGGCGCGCGGCAGATCGAGTGCACCATCAACGGCATCGGAGAGCGCGCCGGGAACGCCAGCCTGGAAGAACTGGTCATGGCCTTCCACACCCGCCGCGACCACTACGGTCTGGAAACCGGCATCCGCACCCGCGAACTGTACCGCGCCAGCCGACTGGTCAGCCGCCTGAGCGGCATGCCCGTGCAGCCCAACAAGGCCATCGTCGGGGACAACGCGTTTGCGCACGAGAGCGGCATTCACCAGGACGGCGTGATCAAGGCCCGCGAGACGTACGAGATCATGAACGCCGAACTGGTCGGCCGCGAGGCCGCCGTGCTGGTCATGGGCAAACACTCGGGCCGCGCCGCGTTCCGCAAGGCCCTGAACGACCTGGGGTACACGGAACTGCCCGACGACAAGGTCCAGCACCTGTTCACGCGCTTCAAGGACCTGGCCGACCGTAAGGGCCAGATCTTCGCCGACGACCTGCGCGCCCTGGTCGATGCCCGCACCGACGTGCCGCAGACGTTCACGCTGGAAGCCTTCCAGATCACCAGCGGCATGAACATGACGCCCGTCGCCTTCGTCCGCCTGACTACCCCCGACGGGTCCGTGGAGGCTACCGCGCACGGCGACGGTCCCGTCGAGGCGGCCGTGCAGGCCATCAACCGCATCACGGGCATCGCGCCCACCATGGAAAGCTACCGGATTCAGGCCGTCACGGGCGGCGGCGACGCGCTGGGCGAGGTCAGCATCAGCGCCCGCCACGGCGAGACCCTGCTGCACGGCAGCGGCGTCGCCACCGACGTCGTCGAATCCAGCGCCCGCGCCTGGCTGCGCATTCAGAACATGATCGTCGCCGGCATGGGCGCCGAACGCCGCCAGGGCGAATTCGCTCCCGGCCGCATCTGA
- the ilvC gene encoding ketol-acid reductoisomerase, producing the protein MAAKMYYDRDVSTAPIENKLIAIIGYGSQAHAHAQNLRDSGFNVVVGLREGSASRAKAEQAGLRVASIEDATKEADVVMLLIPDEQQPAVYEQSIAPNLADGKALAFGHGFNVHFGRITPSAGVDVFLVAPKGPGHMLRRVYADGAGMPGIFAVQQDATGHARDIALAYASGIGCTRAGVLETTFKEETETDLFGEQAVLCGGVTHLIQAGFETLVEAGYQPEIAYFETLHEVKLIVDLIYEKGFEGMRHSISNTAEFGDYVTGPRVVTAETKAEMGRVLSDIQTGKFAERFIADAEAGFPFMEEQRGKMRDHTLEVVGKELRDQMPFITKKALEV; encoded by the coding sequence ATGGCTGCAAAAATGTACTACGACCGCGACGTGAGCACCGCCCCCATCGAGAACAAGCTGATCGCCATCATCGGCTACGGCAGCCAGGCGCACGCGCACGCGCAGAACCTCCGCGACAGCGGCTTCAACGTCGTCGTGGGCCTGCGTGAAGGCAGCGCCAGCCGCGCCAAGGCCGAGCAGGCCGGACTGCGCGTCGCCAGCATCGAGGACGCCACGAAGGAAGCGGACGTGGTCATGCTCCTGATCCCCGACGAGCAGCAGCCCGCCGTGTACGAGCAGAGCATCGCCCCGAACCTCGCGGACGGCAAGGCGCTGGCCTTCGGTCACGGCTTCAACGTGCACTTCGGCCGCATCACGCCGTCGGCTGGCGTGGACGTGTTCCTCGTGGCGCCCAAGGGCCCCGGTCACATGCTGCGCCGCGTCTACGCCGACGGGGCAGGCATGCCCGGCATCTTTGCCGTGCAGCAGGACGCCACGGGCCACGCCCGCGACATCGCCCTGGCGTACGCCAGCGGCATCGGCTGCACCCGCGCCGGCGTGCTGGAAACCACCTTCAAGGAAGAAACCGAGACTGACCTGTTCGGCGAGCAGGCCGTGCTGTGCGGCGGCGTGACCCACCTGATCCAGGCGGGCTTCGAGACGCTGGTCGAGGCCGGGTACCAGCCCGAAATCGCGTACTTCGAGACGCTGCACGAGGTGAAACTGATCGTGGACCTGATCTACGAGAAGGGCTTCGAGGGCATGCGCCACAGCATCAGCAACACCGCCGAGTTCGGTGACTACGTGACCGGGCCGCGCGTCGTGACTGCCGAGACGAAAGCCGAGATGGGCCGCGTCCTGAGCGACATCCAGACCGGTAAGTTCGCCGAGCGCTTCATCGCGGACGCCGAGGCCGGCTTCCCGTTCATGGAGGAGCAGCGCGGCAAGATGCGCGATCACACCCTGGAAGTCGTCGGGAAGGAACTGCGCGACCAGATGCCCTTCATCACCAAGAAAGCACTCGAAGTCTAA
- the ilvN gene encoding acetolactate synthase small subunit, which translates to MTQATIPHQREPNPEQLLSILVRDEPRVLTRITALFGRRGYNIKSLSVGSTEHPGVSRMTIVVSGDRGVVEQAIRQLEKLHDVVRIIDHSLEKYVDRELVLVKVAITPENRVEVRQIAEDFRSRIVDVGRHALTFEVTGDEGKLTAFIEQMRPFGILETMRTGRIALTRGSNADIPGHVYHGETQALKPAVQIEQPREERAREVPNLF; encoded by the coding sequence ATGACACAGGCAACCATTCCCCACCAGCGCGAACCCAACCCCGAACAACTGCTGTCCATCCTGGTCCGCGACGAACCCCGCGTCCTGACCCGCATCACCGCCCTGTTCGGCCGGCGTGGCTACAACATCAAGAGCCTGTCAGTCGGCAGCACCGAGCACCCAGGCGTGTCCCGCATGACCATCGTCGTCAGCGGTGACCGGGGCGTGGTCGAGCAGGCCATCCGGCAACTGGAGAAACTGCACGACGTGGTCCGCATCATCGACCACAGCCTCGAGAAGTACGTGGACCGCGAACTGGTCCTCGTGAAGGTCGCCATCACGCCCGAGAACCGCGTCGAGGTCCGCCAGATCGCCGAGGACTTCCGTAGCCGCATCGTGGACGTGGGCCGCCACGCCCTGACCTTCGAGGTCACGGGCGACGAGGGCAAACTGACCGCCTTCATCGAGCAGATGCGTCCCTTCGGCATCCTGGAAACCATGCGTACCGGCCGCATCGCCCTGACGCGCGGCAGCAACGCCGACATTCCCGGCCACGTGTACCACGGCGAGACGCAGGCCCTCAAGCCCGCCGTGCAGATCGAACAGCCCCGCGAGGAACGCGCCCGCGAAGTCCCCAACCTGTTCTAG
- the ilvB gene encoding biosynthetic-type acetolactate synthase large subunit: protein MNGAKALWATLASHGISTVFGYPGGAIMPVYDALTYYPEVRHVLARHEQGAAHAAEGWAKATGEIGVCMATSGPGATNLVTGLADAMLDSVPLLAITGNVASHLMGTDAFQEADITGITLPITKHNYVVRDVEELPRIVAEAIRIARSGRPGPVLVDIPKDIQLAPYHGEIPAPHARPEIPAPSQEAVDRALELIRAAQQPVIMVGGGSLDAAAEVTALARAWDIPVITTLMGLGAFPSSDPLWLGMPGMHGSVAANRAISEADVLIGIGLRFDDRVTGRVNGFAPKASIIHVELDAAEIGKIIRTHVPVRGDAKVAAQMLAQGAHPLDRPEWKAQVEEWKSRTQMPEHWGAGYAVKAVVDRLGPDDILSSDVGQHQMLAAQLARFEKPRRWINSGGLGTMGFGFPAAIGAGMAEPGVRSVVIAGDGGFQMTAQELATLKMYDVRNVKICIINNSFLGMVRQWQEMFHGKRYSEVWLGDSNPDFIKLADAYGVPGYRASSAEELPAAIDAWLADPKSALLEVVVPHEHAVFPMVPAGAALYEMLETEPARTPGPDMAEVAEEARNA, encoded by the coding sequence ATGAACGGCGCCAAGGCTCTGTGGGCCACGCTGGCCAGCCACGGCATCAGCACCGTGTTCGGCTACCCCGGCGGGGCGATCATGCCCGTGTACGACGCCCTGACCTACTACCCGGAAGTCCGGCACGTCCTGGCCCGCCACGAGCAGGGCGCCGCGCACGCCGCCGAGGGCTGGGCCAAGGCGACCGGCGAGATCGGCGTGTGCATGGCCACCAGCGGTCCCGGCGCCACCAACCTCGTGACCGGACTGGCCGACGCCATGCTCGACAGCGTGCCGCTGCTGGCCATCACCGGGAACGTCGCCTCGCACCTGATGGGCACCGACGCCTTCCAGGAAGCCGACATTACCGGCATCACGCTGCCCATCACCAAGCACAACTACGTGGTCCGCGACGTGGAAGAACTGCCGCGCATCGTGGCCGAGGCGATCCGCATCGCTCGCTCCGGCCGCCCGGGGCCCGTGCTGGTGGACATTCCCAAGGACATTCAGCTGGCCCCGTACCACGGCGAGATTCCCGCGCCGCACGCCCGCCCGGAAATCCCGGCCCCCAGCCAGGAAGCCGTTGACCGCGCCCTGGAACTGATCCGCGCGGCGCAGCAGCCCGTGATCATGGTGGGCGGCGGCAGCCTGGACGCCGCCGCCGAGGTCACCGCCCTGGCCCGCGCGTGGGACATCCCGGTGATCACGACCCTGATGGGCCTGGGCGCCTTCCCCAGCAGCGACCCCCTATGGCTGGGCATGCCCGGCATGCACGGTAGCGTCGCCGCGAACCGCGCGATCAGCGAGGCAGACGTGCTGATCGGCATCGGCCTGCGCTTCGACGACCGGGTGACGGGCCGCGTGAACGGCTTCGCGCCGAAAGCCAGCATCATTCACGTGGAACTTGACGCGGCCGAGATCGGCAAGATCATCCGCACGCACGTCCCGGTGCGCGGCGACGCGAAGGTGGCCGCGCAGATGCTCGCGCAGGGCGCCCACCCCCTGGACCGCCCCGAGTGGAAAGCGCAGGTCGAGGAGTGGAAGTCCCGCACCCAGATGCCCGAACACTGGGGCGCCGGGTACGCCGTGAAAGCCGTCGTGGACCGCCTCGGCCCGGACGACATCCTGAGTTCCGACGTGGGCCAGCACCAGATGCTCGCCGCGCAACTCGCCCGCTTCGAGAAACCGCGCCGCTGGATCAACTCCGGCGGGCTGGGCACCATGGGCTTCGGCTTCCCCGCCGCGATCGGCGCCGGCATGGCCGAACCCGGCGTGCGCAGCGTCGTCATCGCCGGGGACGGCGGGTTCCAGATGACCGCGCAGGAACTCGCGACCCTCAAGATGTACGACGTGCGGAACGTCAAGATCTGCATCATCAACAACTCGTTCCTGGGCATGGTCCGCCAGTGGCAGGAGATGTTCCACGGCAAGCGCTACAGCGAGGTCTGGCTGGGCGACAGCAACCCGGACTTCATCAAACTGGCCGACGCGTACGGCGTGCCCGGCTACCGCGCCAGCAGCGCCGAGGAACTCCCGGCCGCCATCGACGCGTGGCTGGCCGACCCGAAGAGCGCACTGCTGGAAGTCGTCGTGCCGCACGAGCACGCCGTGTTCCCCATGGTCCCGGCCGGCGCGGCGCTGTACGAGATGCTGGAAACCGAACCCGCCCGCACCCCCGGCCCCGACATGGCCGAGGTGGCCGAGGAGGCCCGCAACGCATGA